The following are encoded in a window of Armatimonadota bacterium genomic DNA:
- a CDS encoding BTAD domain-containing putative transcriptional regulator: MATLPPLVRTKLAPPLVGRAVLHRSRLLDELRLHLEKRLILVCAGAGYGKTLLLATLLREASVPFLWYRLEEGDRDPAVFLAYLLEGLSAQVPGFAAEVRGKVEEIRRFALGPEALLAVLVNGLIQTVQGPLLIALDDFHHVDAGEVPAAVDYLLDHLPPAIHLIIASRTKPRLALARLRARGELAEIGTTELRFTVEEIEELFQRVFRRPLDAASLHTLAAQTEGWAVGLVLVYHAMRKKPPAQAREVIAHLKGSRIHLDEYLEDEVLRHQPAEVQRFLLQTAVFSRLSPAACDRMLDRDDSAQFLRYLERNHLLIEPLDDERSAYRYHPLFQEYLLRRTERDEGIAGMQMLRARAAAALEEIGDWEGAIDLALVAGAHDMAARVIDEVAEACLAAGLFSTLRRRIESLPPHVQENHPWLLVHLTRALEVQGEWEAAAVAVERARARFQQRADARGLWASLRESAWICFRRGRYQEGIRLGHEALAHLDAGQRAERAQTYYLLAACLAECGDLAAARTYWEEALALLEQYDDRIWRARVLHAMARNYYYVRGDLATSQRMEEEALRLCREVNSQHGICHALVGLGGVYFARGEDPQALALFEEALETARALGYRMMEGYALVYLGDTFREMRDLARSHRYYEEAGAIARRLQEPSVLHGYLRGLGRLAWIQGQLAEALEMVSTALDTIKQIGYQVLIAESLVDRGLLLSELDRTEEGLRAVREGLQMLRRWEARYEMTRAHLYLAHLLRKSGGEGETTFQEHLRAALTLAGEYGYHSLLVQRERRITLPLLVTALRLSLELPYVKSLLKRMGASAAAAVLPLLDDPHPAVRQAACEVLEESGERRVIGSLKRHLQDPDTVVRLRIKETLERLRRLPPPPLRVYCLGRFKVVQGDRLIPGSVWPSQKAQELLAYLVTRLPRRVPREVIQEALWPAADGRSASGVFHSTLYLLRRALEPEMEEGIGSAYIVQYQSLYGLSERVDCWVDVDAFVSRCHQAQGADASGDTGEAIRLWGEAESLYAGDFLEEFPYAEWTISERERLREAYVQALEKLAEGWLRTGEYPRSIEYGRKAIAADPCREGAYRLLMQALALSGQRAEALRWFRECASTLQREFGTAPSPETVALYRSLLTS; encoded by the coding sequence ATGGCCACGCTGCCCCCGTTGGTCAGGACGAAACTCGCGCCTCCGCTGGTGGGCAGAGCCGTCCTGCACCGGAGCCGGCTCCTCGACGAGCTGCGCCTCCACCTGGAGAAGCGACTCATCCTGGTCTGCGCCGGTGCAGGCTACGGAAAAACGCTGCTGCTGGCCACGCTGCTCCGCGAGGCGTCCGTGCCTTTCCTCTGGTACCGGCTGGAGGAGGGAGACCGCGATCCGGCAGTGTTCCTGGCCTACCTCCTGGAGGGGCTATCGGCGCAAGTCCCGGGCTTCGCCGCGGAGGTGCGCGGGAAGGTTGAGGAGATCAGACGGTTTGCCCTGGGCCCAGAGGCGCTGCTGGCCGTCCTCGTGAACGGCCTCATCCAGACGGTCCAGGGTCCGCTGCTTATCGCCCTAGATGATTTCCACCACGTGGACGCGGGCGAAGTGCCTGCTGCCGTTGACTACCTGCTCGACCATCTGCCGCCGGCGATTCACCTGATCATCGCGTCGCGGACGAAGCCGCGCCTGGCTCTGGCCCGCCTCCGGGCTCGGGGAGAACTGGCTGAGATCGGGACCACCGAGCTCCGGTTCACGGTTGAGGAGATCGAGGAGCTGTTTCAGCGGGTCTTCCGGCGGCCGCTCGACGCCGCCAGCCTGCACACCCTGGCAGCCCAAACGGAAGGCTGGGCCGTCGGGCTGGTACTGGTCTATCATGCCATGCGGAAGAAGCCGCCGGCGCAGGCCAGGGAGGTTATCGCCCACCTGAAAGGCTCGCGGATCCACCTCGATGAGTATCTGGAGGACGAAGTCCTTCGGCACCAACCGGCGGAAGTCCAGCGCTTCCTGCTGCAAACCGCGGTCTTTTCCCGACTCAGCCCGGCGGCCTGCGACCGGATGCTCGACCGGGACGATTCCGCCCAGTTTCTCCGGTATCTCGAACGCAACCACCTGCTGATCGAGCCCCTGGACGACGAGCGGAGCGCGTACCGCTACCACCCGCTCTTTCAGGAGTACCTGCTCCGGCGGACTGAGCGCGATGAAGGCATTGCTGGGATGCAGATGCTCCGGGCCCGCGCGGCGGCGGCCCTCGAGGAGATAGGCGATTGGGAGGGCGCAATCGACCTCGCCCTCGTCGCGGGTGCGCACGACATGGCGGCCAGAGTGATCGATGAAGTGGCCGAGGCCTGCCTCGCCGCCGGGCTGTTCAGTACCCTGCGGCGCCGGATTGAGAGTCTCCCGCCCCACGTCCAGGAGAACCACCCCTGGCTGCTGGTCCACCTGACGCGGGCCCTGGAGGTGCAGGGAGAGTGGGAAGCCGCCGCCGTGGCTGTGGAACGCGCCCGGGCGCGCTTTCAGCAGCGCGCAGATGCCAGGGGACTCTGGGCGAGTCTGCGGGAGAGCGCCTGGATTTGCTTCCGCCGGGGACGGTACCAGGAAGGGATCCGCCTGGGGCACGAGGCCCTGGCCCACCTCGACGCCGGGCAGCGGGCCGAACGGGCGCAGACCTACTACCTGCTCGCCGCCTGCCTGGCCGAGTGTGGCGATCTGGCTGCCGCTCGAACGTATTGGGAGGAGGCGCTGGCGCTCCTGGAACAATACGACGATCGGATTTGGCGAGCCCGTGTGCTGCACGCCATGGCCCGGAACTACTACTACGTCCGGGGCGACTTGGCAACTTCGCAGCGTATGGAAGAGGAGGCCCTGCGGCTGTGCCGGGAGGTCAACAGTCAGCACGGCATATGCCACGCGCTGGTAGGGCTGGGCGGCGTCTACTTCGCCAGGGGGGAGGATCCCCAGGCCCTGGCGCTATTCGAGGAAGCGCTGGAAACCGCCCGAGCCTTGGGGTACCGCATGATGGAGGGCTATGCCCTGGTCTACCTTGGCGATACCTTCCGGGAGATGCGGGACCTGGCCAGATCCCATCGATACTATGAGGAGGCTGGGGCCATCGCCCGCCGCTTGCAGGAACCAAGTGTGCTGCACGGCTACCTTAGGGGCCTGGGCCGGCTCGCCTGGATACAGGGTCAGCTGGCGGAGGCGCTGGAAATGGTCAGCACGGCCCTGGACACCATCAAGCAGATCGGGTACCAGGTCCTCATCGCCGAATCATTGGTGGATCGTGGCCTTCTCTTGAGTGAGCTGGACCGAACTGAGGAGGGGCTGCGCGCCGTGCGCGAAGGTCTGCAGATGCTCAGGCGATGGGAGGCCAGGTACGAGATGACTCGAGCTCATCTATACCTGGCCCACCTTCTCCGCAAGAGCGGAGGCGAGGGGGAGACCACCTTCCAGGAGCACCTACGCGCCGCATTGACCCTGGCGGGGGAATATGGGTACCACAGCCTGCTGGTTCAGCGGGAGCGGCGCATCACCCTGCCCCTGCTGGTCACCGCACTGAGACTCTCCCTCGAACTGCCATATGTCAAAAGCCTCCTGAAGCGCATGGGAGCGTCGGCGGCCGCGGCTGTGCTCCCGCTGCTGGATGACCCGCATCCGGCGGTGCGGCAGGCCGCCTGTGAGGTTCTGGAAGAGAGTGGTGAGCGACGAGTCATTGGATCGCTGAAGCGCCATCTCCAGGATCCCGATACCGTGGTGCGGCTGCGGATCAAGGAAACACTGGAGCGATTGCGCAGGTTGCCGCCCCCTCCTCTGCGGGTCTACTGCCTGGGGCGGTTCAAAGTAGTCCAGGGTGACCGCCTCATTCCCGGGAGCGTATGGCCGAGCCAGAAGGCGCAGGAGTTGCTCGCCTATTTAGTCACGCGCCTTCCCCGCAGGGTGCCGCGGGAGGTGATTCAGGAAGCCCTCTGGCCCGCAGCCGACGGGCGCTCCGCTTCCGGCGTTTTCCATTCCACCCTTTACCTGTTGCGGCGCGCTCTGGAGCCCGAGATGGAGGAGGGGATCGGGTCAGCTTACATTGTCCAGTACCAGAGTCTCTACGGTCTCAGTGAGCGGGTCGATTGCTGGGTGGACGTGGACGCCTTTGTCAGCCGCTGTCATCAAGCCCAGGGCGCGGACGCCAGCGGCGACACTGGGGAAGCTATCCGCCTGTGGGGAGAGGCAGAGAGCCTGTACGCCGGCGACTTCCTGGAGGAGTTTCCCTATGCGGAGTGGACCATCTCTGAGCGGGAGCGCCTGCGGGAGGCCTATGTCCAGGCTCTGGAGAAGCTGGCGGAGGGCTGGCTCCGGACTGGGGAGTACCCCCGGAGCATTGAATACGGGCGGAAGGCCATCGCCGCGGACCCCTGCCGGGAAGGTGCCTACCGCCTGCTCATGCAGGCACTGGCGCTGAGCGGGCAGCGCGCCGAAGCGCTCCGCTGGTTTCGGGAGTGCGCATCAACCCTGCAGCGAGAGTTCGGTACAGCGCCATCACCTGAAACGGTCGCTCTCTATCGTAGCCTCCTGACCTCTTAA